A window from Salvia miltiorrhiza cultivar Shanhuang (shh) chromosome 2, IMPLAD_Smil_shh, whole genome shotgun sequence encodes these proteins:
- the LOC131009019 gene encoding pre-mRNA-splicing factor 38-like isoform X3 has product MLVDKAMELDHLGGTHGGTRKPTPFMCLVMKMLQIQPDKEIVVEFIKNPEYKYVRVLGAFYLRLTGMDVDVYRYLEPLYNDYRKLRLKLNDGKFTLTHVDEYIDELLTKDYSCDIALPRIKKRWTLEGIGSLEPRRSALEDDFEEEEEKEEDDQLADGLDSTVNDKDYYRARSPTREKDRDRKRDSHRNRQEYSLFIIVKNT; this is encoded by the exons ATGCTCGTCGACAAGGCCATGGAGCTCGACCACCTCGGCGGGACTCATGGTGGCACCCGGAAACCCACCCCTTTTATGTGCCTTGTTATGAAGATGCTCCAGATTCAGCCCGACAAGGAAATCGTCGTCGAGTTCATAAAAAATCCTGAGTACAA ATATGTCCGTGTGCTTGGAGCTTTTTATTTGCGTTTAACGGGAATGGACGTTGATGTTTACCGTTACTTGGAACCTTTATACAATGATTACCGAAAGCTGAGGCTCAAGCTAAATGATGGAA AATTCACATTGACGCATGTTGACGAGTACATTGATGAGCTATTGACAAAAGATTACTCATGTGATATTGCACTACCACGAATCAAAAAAAG ATGGACGCTTGAAGGAATTGGTTCTCTTGAGCCTCGAAGAAGTGCTCTTGAAGAtgattttgaagaagaagaggaaaaagaggaagatgACCAACTTGCAGATGGATTAGATTCTACTGTCAATGACAAG GATTACTACCGGGCACGAAGTCCAACTAGGGAAAAAGATCGAGACAGGAAACGTGACAGTCACAGAAACAG